Proteins encoded in a region of the Homo sapiens chromosome 20, GRCh38.p14 Primary Assembly genome:
- the PCIF1 gene encoding mRNA (2'-O-methyladenosine-N(6)-)-methyltransferase isoform X1, translated as MANENHGSPREEASLLSHSPGTSNQSQPCSPKPIRLVQDLPEELVHAGWEKCWSRRENRPYYFNRFTNQSLWEMPVLGQHDVISDPLGLNATPLPQDSSLVETPPAENKPRKRQLSEEQPSGNGVKKPKIEIPVTPTGQSVPSSPSIPGTPTLKMWGTSPEDKQQAALLRPTEVYWDLDIQTNAVIKHRGPSEVLPPHPEVELLRSQLILKLRQHYRELCQQREGIEPPRESFNRWMLERKVVDKGSDPLLPSNCEPVVSPSMFREIMNDIPIRLSRIKFREEAKRLLFKYAEAARRLIESRSASPDSRKVVKWNVEDTFSWLRKDHSASKEDYMDRLEHLRRQCGPHVSAAAKDSVEGICSKIYHISLEYVKRIREKHLAILKENNISEEVEAPEVEPRLVYCYPVRLAVSAPPMPSVEMHMENNVVCIRYKGEMVKVSRNYFSKLWLLYRYSCIDDSAFERFLPRVWCLLRRYQMMFGVGLYEGTGLQGSLPVHVFEALHRLFGVSFECFASPLNCYFRQYCSAFPDTDGYFGSRGPCLDFAPLSGSFEANPPFCEELMDAMVSHFERLLESSPEPLSFIVFIPEWREPPTPALTRMEQSRFKRHQLILPAFEHEYRSGSQHICKKEEMHYKAVHNTAVLFLQNDPGFAKWAPTPERLQELSAAYRQSGRSHSSGSSSSSSSEAKDRDSGREQGPSREPHPT; from the exons ATGGCCAATGAGAATCACGGCAGCCCCCGGGAGGAAGCGTCCCTGCTGAGTCACTCCCCAGGTACCTCCAATCAGAGCCAGCCCTGTTCTCCAAAGCCAATCCGCCTGGTTCAGGACCTCCCAG AGGAGCTGGTGCATGCAGGCTGGGAGAAGTGCTGGAGCCGGAGGGAGAATCGTCCCTACTACTTCAACCGATTCACCAACCAGTCCCTGTGGGAGATGCCCGTGCTGGGGCAGCACGATGTGATT TCGGACCCTTTGGGGCTGAATGCGACCCCACTGCCCCAAGACTCAAGCTTGGTGGAAACTCCCCCGGCTGAGAACAAGCCCAGAAAGCGGCAGCTCTCGGAAGAGCAGCCAAGCGGCAATGGTGTGAAGAAGCCCAAG ATTGAAATCCCAGTGACACCCACAGGCCAGTCGGTGCCCAGCTCCCCCAGTATCCCAGGAACCCCAACGCTGAAGATGTGGGGTACGTCCCCTGAAGATAAACAGCAGGCAGCTCTCCTACGACCCACTGA GGTCTACTGGGACCTGGACATCCAGACCAATGCTGTCATCAAGCACCGGGGGCCTTCAGAGGTGCTGCCCCCGCATCCCGAAGTGGAACTGCTCCGCTCTCAGCTCATCCTGAAGCTTCGGCAGCACTATCGGGAGCTGTGCCAGCAGCGAGAGG GCATTGAGCCTCCACGGGAGTCTTTCAACCGCTGGATGCTGGAGCGCAAGGTGGTAGACAAAGGATCTGACCCCCTGTTGCCCAGCAACTGTGAACCAGTCGTGTCACCTTCCATGTTTCGTGAAATCATGAACGACATTCCTATCAG GTTATCCCGAATCAAGTTCCGGGAGGAAGCCAAGCGCCTGCTCTTTAAATATGCGGAGGCCGCCAGGCGGCTCATCGAGTCCAG GAGTGCATCCCCTGACAGTAGGAAGGTGGTCAAATGGAATGTGGAAGACACCTTTAGCTGGCTTCGGAAGGACCACTCAGCCTCCAAGGAGGACTACATG GATCGCCTGGAGCATCTGCGGAGGCAGTGTGGCCCCCACGTCTCGGCCGCAGCCAAGGACTCCGTGGAAGGCATCTGCAGTAAGATCTACCACATCTCCCTGGAGTACGTCAAACGGATCCGAGAGAAGCACCTTGCCATCCTCAAGGAAAACAACATCTCAG AGGAGGTGGAGGCCCCTGAGGTGGAGCCCCGCCTAGTGTACTGCTACCCAGTCCGGCTGGCTGTGTCTGCACCGCCCATGCCCAGCGTGGAGATGCACATGGAGAACAACGTGGTCTGCATCCGGTATAAGGGAGAGATGGTCAAGGTCAGCCGCAACTACTTCAGCAAGCTG TGGCTCCTTTACCGCTACAGCTGCATTGATGACTCTGCCTTTGAGAGGTTCCTGCCCCGGGTCTGGTGTCTTCTCCGACGGTACCAG ATGATGTTCGGCGTGGGCCTCTACGAGGGGACTGGCCTGCAGGGATCGCTGCCTGTGCATGTCTTTGAGGCCCTCCACCGACTCTTTGGCGTCAGCTTCGAGTGCTTCGCCTCACCCCTCAACTGCTACTTCCGCCAGTACTGTTCTGCCTTCCCCGACACAGACGGCTACTTTGGCTCCCGCGG GCCCTGCCTAGACTTTGCTCCACTGAGTGGTTCATTTGAGGCCAACCCTCCCTTCTGCGAGGAGCTCATGGATGCCATGGTCTCTCACTTTGAG AGACTGCTTGAGAGCTCACCGGAGCCCCTGTCCTTCATCGTGTTCATCCCTGAGTGGCGGGAACCCCCAACACCAGCGCTCACCCGCATGGAGCAGAGCCGCTTCAAACGCCACCAGTTGATCCTGCCTGCCTTTGAGCATGAGTACCGCAGTGGCTCCCAGCACATCTGCAAGAA GGAGGAAATGCACTACAAGGCCGTCCACAACACGGCTGTGCTCTTCCTACAGAACGACCCTGGCTTTGCCAAGTGGGCGCCGACGCCTGAACGGCTGCAGGAGCTGAGTGCTGCCTACCGGCAGTCAGGCCGCAGCCACAGCTCTGGTTCTTCCTCATCGTCCTCCTCGGAGGCCAAGGACCGGGACTCGGGCCGTGAGCAGGGTCCTAGCCGCGAGCCTCACCCCACTTAA
- the PCIF1 gene encoding mRNA (2'-O-methyladenosine-N(6)-)-methyltransferase isoform X2, producing the protein MRRPPGGSSSPGVHPLTVGRWSNGMWKTPLAGFGRTTQPPRRTTWIAWSICGGSVAPTSRPQPRTPWKASAVRSTTSPWSTSNGSERSTLPSSRKTTSQWLLYRYSCIDDSAFERFLPRVWCLLRRYQMMFGVGLYEGTGLQGSLPVHVFEALHRLFGVSFECFASPLNCYFRQYCSAFPDTDGYFGSRGPCLDFAPLSGSFEANPPFCEELMDAMVSHFERLLESSPEPLSFIVFIPEWREPPTPALTRMEQSRFKRHQLILPAFEHEYRSGSQHICKKEEMHYKAVHNTAVLFLQNDPGFAKWAPTPERLQELSAAYRQSGRSHSSGSSSSSSSEAKDRDSGREQGPSREPHPT; encoded by the exons ATGCGGAGGCCGCCAGGCGGCTCATCGAGTCCAG GAGTGCATCCCCTGACAGTAGGAAGGTGGTCAAATGGAATGTGGAAGACACCTTTAGCTGGCTTCGGAAGGACCACTCAGCCTCCAAGGAGGACTACATG GATCGCCTGGAGCATCTGCGGAGGCAGTGTGGCCCCCACGTCTCGGCCGCAGCCAAGGACTCCGTGGAAGGCATCTGCAGTAAGATCTACCACATCTCCCTGGAGTACGTCAAACGGATCCGAGAGAAGCACCTTGCCATCCTCAAGGAAAACAACATCTCAG TGGCTCCTTTACCGCTACAGCTGCATTGATGACTCTGCCTTTGAGAGGTTCCTGCCCCGGGTCTGGTGTCTTCTCCGACGGTACCAG ATGATGTTCGGCGTGGGCCTCTACGAGGGGACTGGCCTGCAGGGATCGCTGCCTGTGCATGTCTTTGAGGCCCTCCACCGACTCTTTGGCGTCAGCTTCGAGTGCTTCGCCTCACCCCTCAACTGCTACTTCCGCCAGTACTGTTCTGCCTTCCCCGACACAGACGGCTACTTTGGCTCCCGCGG GCCCTGCCTAGACTTTGCTCCACTGAGTGGTTCATTTGAGGCCAACCCTCCCTTCTGCGAGGAGCTCATGGATGCCATGGTCTCTCACTTTGAG AGACTGCTTGAGAGCTCACCGGAGCCCCTGTCCTTCATCGTGTTCATCCCTGAGTGGCGGGAACCCCCAACACCAGCGCTCACCCGCATGGAGCAGAGCCGCTTCAAACGCCACCAGTTGATCCTGCCTGCCTTTGAGCATGAGTACCGCAGTGGCTCCCAGCACATCTGCAAGAA GGAGGAAATGCACTACAAGGCCGTCCACAACACGGCTGTGCTCTTCCTACAGAACGACCCTGGCTTTGCCAAGTGGGCGCCGACGCCTGAACGGCTGCAGGAGCTGAGTGCTGCCTACCGGCAGTCAGGCCGCAGCCACAGCTCTGGTTCTTCCTCATCGTCCTCCTCGGAGGCCAAGGACCGGGACTCGGGCCGTGAGCAGGGTCCTAGCCGCGAGCCTCACCCCACTTAA